From Parasteatoda tepidariorum isolate YZ-2023 chromosome 1, CAS_Ptep_4.0, whole genome shotgun sequence, one genomic window encodes:
- the LOC107446992 gene encoding alpha-1,2-mannosyltransferase ALG9, whose protein sequence is MPPRSRQRGSNKDREKPRDAKPPQVISSSSMNVLPSTDCTDKVWTPSVYSSFKILLSLRLCAAVWNSMFDCDEVYNYWEPMHYLLHGKGFQTWEYSPQYAIRSYAYLWLHAVPCYLYGVVLQSNKFAVFYCLRCLFAFCCSLCDIYFYQAVCKHFGNNIGRILILLLAVSAGMFRSSTSFLPSTFSMYLSTAALSSWFLQKYELAVFATAVSTLVGWPFAAILGLPIAFDMIVLKKKLPLFMKSSVISLFLILVPMIPIDTKHFGKLVFAPLNIVLYNVFTSHGANLYGTEPWTYYFQNGILNFNVVFFLALGSLPLLYLWNALKGVQKPSRGPSLILCLVPMYLWMLFFFPLAHKEERFLFPIFPMICLGGAVGIDSLQRIYHYLFGKKKMSDYLDYTSWISVSIMILFTILSTSRIFAVYKGYRAPNEVFMELGTYPYNENLHPLPPEYPVNVCVGKEWYRFPSHFFLPDNWNLQFLQSDFKGHLPKPYSSLPNATRIIPSDMNDLNLEEPSRYVNIKECDYIVDSDFPHFSKLEPRYSRDPNWKVLFSVPFLDAARSHQFFRAFYVPYLSELYCTYVDYNLLQRVNIKDRIVRKKKWH, encoded by the exons ATGCCTCCTAGGAGTAGACAGAGAGGTTCTAATAAGGACAGGGAAAAACCTCGTGATGCCAAACCACCACAAGTCATTTCTTCTTCCTCCATGAATGT tttgcCCTCAACTGATTGCACTGATAAAGTATGGACTCCATCAGTTTATTCATCATTCAAGATTCTCTTATCTTTAAGGCTATGTGCTGCAGTTTGGAATAGTATGTTCGATTGTGATGAGGTTTATAATTACTGGGAACCT aTGCATTATTTGTTACATGGAAAAGGATTTCAGACATGGGAGTATTCACCACAATATGCTATTCGTTCTTATGCTTATTTATGGTTGCATGCAGTTCCTTGTTATCTTTATGGAGTTGTCCTTCAATCCAATAAa TTTGCTGTATTTTACTGTCTGAGATGCTTGTTTGCATTTTGCTGTTCATTgtgtgatatatatttttacca ggCTGTTTGTAAGCATTTTGGTAATAACATTggtagaatattaattttactactgGCTGTCAGTGCAGGAATGTTTAGATCATCCACATCTTTTTTGCCAAGTACTTTTTCAATGTATCTATCAACAGCTGCATTATCATCATGGTTTCTACAGAAATATGAA TTAGCAGTGTTTGCAACTGCAGTTAGTACGTTAGTTGGTTGGCCATTTGCAGCTATTTTAGG TTTACCCATTGCATTTGATATGATTGTTCTGAAGAAAAAACTTCCATTGTTTATGAAGTCGTCTGTCATTTCGTTGTTTCTTATTTTg gtaccAATGATTCCAATCGACACCAAACATTTTGGAAAACTTGTATTTGCACCcctaaatattgttttgtataatGTTTTTACATCTCATGGTGCTAACTTGTATG GTACTGAACCTTGGACATACTATTTCCAAAAtggcatattaaattttaatgttgttttctTTCTGGCTTTGGGATCTTTACCTCTGTTg TATCTATGGAATGCTTTGAAAGGTGTACAGAAGCCATCTCGGGGACCATCTCTAATCTTATGTCTTGTACCCATGTATTTGTGGATGCTATTTTTCTTTCCACTTGCTCACAAG GAAGAACGATTTTTGTTCCCCATTTTCCCTATGATCTGTCTTGGTGGAGCTGTTGGTATCGATTCATTACAG agaaTATATCATTATCTCTTTGGTAAGAAGAAAATGTCTGATTATTTGGATTATACTAGCTGGATATCCGTGTCCatcatgattttatttacaatattatcaACATCAAGAATATTTGCAGTTTATAAag GATATCGTGCTcctaatgaagtttttatggAACTTGGAACATATCCTTATAATGAAAATCTTCATCCACTTCCTCCTGAATATCCTGTTAATGTATGTGTGGGTAAAGAATGGTACAGATTCCCTTCCCATTTCTTTCTACCTGATAA ttgGAATTTGCAGTTTTTGCAGTCTGATTTTAAAGGTCACTTACCCAAGCCATATTCTTCATTACCAAATGCTACAAGAATCATTCCTTCAGATATGAACGATCTCAATCTTGAAGAGCCATCAAGATAT GTGAATATAAAAGAGTGTGATTATATTGTGGACTCTGATTTTCCCCACTTTTCAAAACTGGAACCAAGATATTCTAGGGATCCCAACTGGAAAGTGTTATTTTCAGTCCCGTTTCTTGATGCTGCTAG ATCTCATCAGTTCTTTAGAGCTTTTTATGTCCCTTATTTAAGTGAACTTTACTGCACATACGTTGATTATAACTTACTTCAAAGAGTGAACATTAAAGATCGAATAGTTAGGAAAAAGAAATGGCACTAA